Below is a genomic region from Primulina eburnea isolate SZY01 chromosome 9, ASM2296580v1, whole genome shotgun sequence.
ttccaaatgtcttgtGTGCCAACAGGTCAAAGCAGAGCACCAAAGGCCTGGAGGACTTCTTCAACCTCTagaaattccagaatggaaatgggaacacatctccatggactttgtggttggGTTACCAAAGTCTAGACAAAGCCATGATGGCATCTGGGTAATCGTAGAcagactcacaaaatctgcgcATTTCTTACCAGTCCGCATGAACTATAATTTGGACAAGCTAGCCACGTTGTACATGAATAATATCGTACGATTACATGGAGTCCCAGTCAGTATATTGTGAGACAAAGACCCGAGGTTTGTATCTCGtttttggaaaagttttcaaCAAGCCATGGGAACTAAGGTCACCCTCAGTACGGCCTACCACCCTCAGACCGATGGTCAAACAGAGAGGACAATTCAAACTTTAGAAAACATGCTGAGAGCATGTGCCCTAGACTTTAGCGGTAATTGGAGTGAACATCTGCCTCTGATTGAGTTTGCTTACAATAACAGTTTTCACAGCAGCATCGGAATGGCGCCGTATGAAGCTCTGTATGGGCGAAAATGTCGGTCACCACTATATTGGGACGAAGTAGGAGAAAAGGCCATCACTGGACCCGAAttgatccaagaaacagtggataaaaTCGCTACAATCAAGGAGAGACTTAAAGTGGCACAAGACCGACAGAAAAGTTGGGCTGACTTGAAAAAAAAGACCAGTGGAATTCATAGCGGGAGATAAAGCATACTTGAAAGTATCACCAATGAAAGGTGTGGTTCGATTCAACAAACCCGGGAAACTGAACCCTAGATATGTTGGACCTTTTGAAATTCTAGGGAAAGTGGGGACACTTGCATACAGATTGGCACTCCCACCGAGTATGTCTAGAATCCATAATGTTTTCCATGTGTCACAACTAAGAAGATATGTTTCGGATCCAAGCCACATCCTCGAAGCTGAACCACTCTTAATCGAGGGAGACTTGAATGAAGGCCTTACTTATAAGGAAGTCCCGATCAGAATTGTGGATGCCAAGGACCAAGTGCTAAGACGACGAACGATTCCATACgtcaaagtacaatggtccaatcacaccgaaagagaagccacttgggaattCGAAGAGAAAATGAGAAACCATTACCCTTACCTTTTCGAAGGACAAGATgatccaagtttcgaggacgaaacttacattaaggaggggagaatgtGAACACCATGCACCAGCCGAAATCACTCCAGCCGAAATCACTCCATTTCAGCATGAAAATCGAGTGAGCActttgaaccaaaaagtggccACCTTCATCCGGGAGAAGTTAATGCAACCAACCCTTTGATCAAGCCATCAGCGTCATTCATGGAGCCATCAACGCAGCGTCATTCAGGGAGCCATCAACGCAGCGTAATTCATGGAGCGACTGGAGCCTACCTTGTAGAAGGTTGTTCGTGCCTATATAAAGGAGGGCTCCTCATTCGAATTGGCACATCCACTCTCGAAATCCTCTCTAGCAACACTGTAGTCTCGAAGCTCTTCGCCCTCTATAAGCTCTGC
It encodes:
- the LOC140840951 gene encoding uncharacterized protein, which produces MGTKVTLSTAYHPQTDGQTERTIQTLENMLRACALDFSGNWSEHLPLIEFAYNNSFHSSIGMAPYEALYGRKCRSPLYWDEVGEKAITGPELIQETVDKIATIKERLKVAQDRQKRKVGTLAYRLALPPSMSRIHNVFHVSQLRRYVSDPSHILEAEPLLIEGDLNEGLTYKEVPIRIVDAKDQVLRRRTIPYVKVQWSNHTEREATWEFEEKMRNHYPYLFEGQDDPSFEDETYIKEGRM